ATACGGCCGCCAGCAATACTGGGCCGAGCGCGTCCTAGGCCTGCCGCGTTTGAAACGGATGCCCAGCGAATACGCCAAGGAAAATGTTTACTGGGGGTTTAACCGCAATCCCATCGGTGTGCGCATCGCGCGCCACGATTGCGGCATCGACAAAGTCATGTGGGCCAGCGACTTTCCCCATTTGGAATCGGACTGGCCCAACTCGGCGAAGGTAATCGCAGAAAATTTCATCGGCGTGCCCGAAGACGAAATCTACCAGATGATAGTCGGCAACGCGGTCAACTATTTTCACTTGAAGAATTGGTAAGGAGTTCAGTATGAGCAACGCCCAAGAAAACGATCTAAAAAATCTCGACGCCGAGTTGGCCAAGGACAATCTACGCGGTCTGTGGGCGCGTCCGGAAGCGATTCGCCGCGAGCCCGAACCCTTCGGCAAACCGATCCTATGGAAGTGGGCGAAGATTCGGGCCGGTTTAGAAGCCGCCGGCGAGATCATCACGACCAATTACAAAGGCGCGCGCCGCGCCATCAGCTTAGTCCATCCGAACTTGAGCGAAAGCACCAGTCACACCTTGAATCTCGCCGTGCAGTTGGTCAAAGCCGGCGAAGCGGTTTACTCGCACCGCCATACCAACGCCGCCATGCGCTTCGTCATCGATGGCGGCGCGCAAGTTTACACCATTACCAACGGCGAAAAGTGCGTCATGGAAAAAGGCGACTTGGTGATCCAACCGAGCTGGGGCTGGCATAATCACATCAACGAAACCGAGCGCGACGCGATTTGGATCGACGGCCTCGACTCTGGACTGATGCGCATGCTGCGCACCATGTTTCAGGAACCCCATCCGGCCGAAGATGTCCGGCTCTTCAACAGTCCGGTGGACACGACGGCGCGCAATCCGGGACTGCTTGCGCCGCCAGGCCAAGCGCTGAAATCGTTAGTCTACAAATGGAGCGGCACGCGCCGCGCGCTGGCGGAAATGTTAAGCGAAAGTGAAAGTCCGTTCGACGGCAAATGTTTGGAGTATCGCAATCCGGTTACCGGCGGCTCGACCTTTCCGAGCTTCTCCTGCTGGATTCAATTACTCGACGCCGACAAACAAACCGCGGAACATCGCCACACATCGAGCCAACTCTACTACGCCGTCGAGGGCAGCGGCGTCAGCGAAGTCGCAGGCGAGAAGTTGGAATGGCAAGCCGGCGATTTTTTCGCCGTGCCCAATTGGAGCTGGCACAGTCATAAAAATTCGTCGGCAACTCCAGCGGTGTTATTTTCCACCACCGATCGGCCGCTGCACGAAGCGATCGGCGTTTACCGCGAGCAAAGCCGCTGATGAATGACGCCGAATGCAGCTACAACATCGAGGAATTCGCGGCTGGCGCGAACTCAACCAATCCCGGCGAATCGCTGCCCGCCAAAGTCGGCGCCGCCGCGCCGGAGTTTGAAGCGACAACGGTCGACGGCAAGCAAGTCCGCCTGAGCGAGTTTCGCAGCAAGCAGCATGTCGTCATGATGACTGGCGCCATCACTAGCCCCATGTGCGCATTCGAAGTGCCAGCGCTCAATCGGCTGCAAGAAGAATTCGCCGGCAAGCAGATCGCATTCTTTCTGCTCTACACGCGTGAGTCTCACCCGGCGGAAAACTACGGCGCGCACACCAGCTTCGAACAAAAACTTGCTTACGCCCGCGAATTGCAAAAGCTGGAAAATATTTGCTTCCCAATCATCGTCGATCAACTCGACGGCCGCATTCACCGCGCCTACGGTTTATGGCCCAATGGGCTGTTTGTGATTCACAAAGACGGCCGGCTGATCTTTCGCAGCAACATGGCCAATCACGCCGAGCTGCGGCAGTTTTTGCAGGACATCGTCGCCGGCGAAAAAGCCGCCGCCGAAGGTCGCGTGCTGCATCTGCAATACTCCGAGCGCGTCGTCGCCCACGAGGCCGATCAAGCGACGCACCAGCGTGTCTACGAGCGCGCCGGCCCGAAAGCGTTCGAAGACTACTGGGCCAAACGCCCGCAAAATCGCAACCGCTGGCCATGAGATGAGGAAGACTTTTCAGAGAAACTCTGACGGATCAGTCGGATCCGACCGATCCGTCAGATCGATCCTAGCAGTGCTAGCCTTTCTTTGCAGCTACACCTCACTCGACGCCGCCACCCTCGAGAAAGTCCGCATCGGCTATTCCGTCGGCGGCCTGATCCCCTTTCCACTGATCGTCGCCAAGGAAAATCGTTTCTTCGAGCAAGCCGGTTTGGATGTCGAGCTGATCAACATTCCGCCGACCATCGCGGTGACCGCACTGGTCTCAGGCGATATCCAGTATGTGATCTTCGCCGGCACCACGCTCAACGCTGCGGTGCGCGGCCTACCAGTCAAACTCGTAATGGTCTACAATGACAGGCCGCTATTTTCGTTAATGTCCAAGGCGGAAATCCGTTCAATCAAAGAGCTTAAAGGCAAAGTGCTCGGCGTCGCCACGCTGACTTCAGGCGAGTCGTTCATGTCGCGCCGTTTGTTGAAGGATGCCGGCATCGACGCCGACAAAGAAATGATCTTGCGCGTCATCGGTAACACGCCGGACCGCTTGCAAGCGCTCCGTGCCGGCAGCGTCGACGCCACCACACTGACCACGCCCGTCGACATCATCGCCGAACGGATGGGCCTGCGCCGCCTCGCCTTCATGGGCGACACTCTGGAAAGCATCAACGGCGGCTTCGGGGTTTCCGATCGTTGGCTGCAACAGCGGCCCGACCAAGTTAGGAAAATGATCGCCGTCGCCTTCCGCGGCATGAGCCACGCCCGCGCTCAACGCCAGGACTCCATCGCGCTGATCATGTCGAAGTGGAAGCTAGAGCGAGACGTCGCCGAGAAAGCTTTCGACTCGACGATAAATACCTGGGCCGAAAACGGCATCGCGTCGGACCAAGCGTTGCAAGCGGGCATCGAAGAAAGTTTGAAAGTGTCAAACAGCAAACAAACCGTGCCGCTATCGCGCGTCGCCGACTTCACCCTCGCGAGGGAAGTCTACCGCGAGATCAAGGCGAAGTAATTTTTCCTGTAGGGGCGTATGGCATACGCCCTTCTTCGCGAATTGCCGACATCGAAGGAAGCCGCGACATGAGTGACAAAGAATTCAATCTCAAACCCACGCGCATGCGCACCCATCCACACACCACCCGCTCGCGCTTGATGCTCGAAGTCGCTTCGGCGCTGGTCAACCGGCGCGATTGGGATTTGTTGCAAGCCAAAATTAGTCTACGCGAACAAGGTTCGGAGGGCTGGCCGCTGACGCTGTTCGGCAGCGATAGTCCGGCGACGATTCACGAAGTCGCCGCCGGCAAAGTTCAATTCGCCATGATCAACCCCGGCATGATTCTCAAAGTCGCGGCGCTAGGCAAGACCCCTTTCAACGAACCGATCCCGCTGAGAATCATCGCCATTTTACCGGCCCTCGATCAAATGGTTTTCGCGGTTAACGCAGCAACTGGTTTGAAATCGCTCACCGACATTCGCGACCGTAAATTTCCATTGAAACTCTCGCTACGCGGTCAACCCGATCACTCCCTGCAGGTCATCATCAATCACGTTTGCGCCGCCGCCGGCTTTACCCTCGACGACATCGTGTCGTGGGGCGGCCAAGTGCGCT
The sequence above is a segment of the Deltaproteobacteria bacterium genome. Coding sequences within it:
- a CDS encoding cupin domain-containing protein, with the translated sequence MSNAQENDLKNLDAELAKDNLRGLWARPEAIRREPEPFGKPILWKWAKIRAGLEAAGEIITTNYKGARRAISLVHPNLSESTSHTLNLAVQLVKAGEAVYSHRHTNAAMRFVIDGGAQVYTITNGEKCVMEKGDLVIQPSWGWHNHINETERDAIWIDGLDSGLMRMLRTMFQEPHPAEDVRLFNSPVDTTARNPGLLAPPGQALKSLVYKWSGTRRALAEMLSESESPFDGKCLEYRNPVTGGSTFPSFSCWIQLLDADKQTAEHRHTSSQLYYAVEGSGVSEVAGEKLEWQAGDFFAVPNWSWHSHKNSSATPAVLFSTTDRPLHEAIGVYREQSR
- a CDS encoding redoxin domain-containing protein, encoding MNDAECSYNIEEFAAGANSTNPGESLPAKVGAAAPEFEATTVDGKQVRLSEFRSKQHVVMMTGAITSPMCAFEVPALNRLQEEFAGKQIAFFLLYTRESHPAENYGAHTSFEQKLAYARELQKLENICFPIIVDQLDGRIHRAYGLWPNGLFVIHKDGRLIFRSNMANHAELRQFLQDIVAGEKAAAEGRVLHLQYSERVVAHEADQATHQRVYERAGPKAFEDYWAKRPQNRNRWP
- a CDS encoding ABC transporter substrate-binding protein, producing MRKTFQRNSDGSVGSDRSVRSILAVLAFLCSYTSLDAATLEKVRIGYSVGGLIPFPLIVAKENRFFEQAGLDVELINIPPTIAVTALVSGDIQYVIFAGTTLNAAVRGLPVKLVMVYNDRPLFSLMSKAEIRSIKELKGKVLGVATLTSGESFMSRRLLKDAGIDADKEMILRVIGNTPDRLQALRAGSVDATTLTTPVDIIAERMGLRRLAFMGDTLESINGGFGVSDRWLQQRPDQVRKMIAVAFRGMSHARAQRQDSIALIMSKWKLERDVAEKAFDSTINTWAENGIASDQALQAGIEESLKVSNSKQTVPLSRVADFTLAREVYREIKAK